In a single window of the Lodderomyces elongisporus chromosome 4, complete sequence genome:
- the GCY1_2 gene encoding Glycerol 2-dehydrogenase (NADP(+)) — protein MSSQLSINTKTYTLNNGLKIPAIGLGTWLADEEDAAYKATLTALKNGYKHIDTAAAYGNEDQVGRAIADSGVSRDEIFVTTKLWNDQHKDPEGALDESLKKLGLEYVDLYLIHWPLSVDPKTEKPYDDYDFVDTWRNLQKIYKEGKKVKAIGVSNFNKKKLDKLLNSEGVNVVPVINQIEAHPLLTQPDLFDYLKSKDIYITAYSPLGHADASTLKNKVVTDIAKKHNANAGQVLISWGVQRGTIVIPKSTTDERIIDNIKTFTLSQEDFDALNNLEKEEGEKRTNDPDFFDFNA, from the coding sequence ATGTCTTCTCAATTATCAATCAATACAAAAACCTACACTTTAAACAATGGTCTCAAGATCCCTGCTATTGGTTTGGGAACTTGGTTGgctgatgaagaagatgcaGCATACAAAGCTACATTGACAGCTTTGAAGAATGGATACAAGCACATTGacactgctgctgcttatGGAAACGAAGACCAAGTTGGTAGAGCCATTGCTGACTCTGGTGTTTCAAGAGACGAAATTTTTGTCACCACCAAATTGTGGAATGACCAACACAAGGACCCAGAAGGAGCCTTGGATGAGtctttgaagaaattgggTCTTGAATATGTGGACTTGTACTTGATCCATTGGCCATTATCAGTTGATCCAAAGACTGAAAAGCCATACGACGACTATGACTTTGTTGACACATGGAgaaatttgcaaaagattTATAAAGAAGGTAAAAAAGTCAAGGCAATTGGTGTTTCGAACTTtaacaagaagaagctCGATAAACTTTTAAACTCCGAAGGCGTTAATGTGGTGCCAGTAATCAACCAAATTGAGGCACACCCATTATTGACCCAGCCAGATTTGTTTGACTATTTGAAATCAAAGGACATTTACATCACAGCTTACTCGCCATTGGGTCATGCAGATGCCTCAACTTTGAAGAACAAGGTTGTCACAGACATTGCCAAGAAACACAATGCTAATGCTGGTCAAGTTTTGATTTCTTGGGGTGTACAAAGAGGCACTATTGTCATTCCAAAATCCACCACCGATGAAAGAATCATTGACAATATCAAGACATTTACCTTGTCGCAAGAAGATTTTGACGCTTTGAACAACCTTGAAAAGGAGGAAGGTGAAAAGAGAACTAACGACCCAGACTTTTTTGACTTTAATGCCTAA
- the SRP68 gene encoding signal recognition particle subunit srp68, with translation MESPLNTTLGARLSAYLVTAKDFQRQRQRVNKRISKLRHELNIVTKDTKNYKAKEKTSGITQEQYDEDDRFGLVILLLAERDMLYALEIKSMLEIKSTSHATLLKTKMKRALTHADKLIKLSSSPSSSSPSSSQSDGNDNSKKRLRKQVEIYIFAALIAGQLSITTKQWLKALNAFSIAKCCLDYLYTEDSDKESYIKTLCTELIETSVDPSINLASSQLKISGDLKTLSRKYCHEQCFPQLSPVLGLIGEKYTKDIASSMQLQKEVDWRGHTAEIYNDEVAFKIQELTNDKKWLKYNDANQFDGVIASWISILDLHKRDTEKNQDDDDLEQKQSRAILSTYLNYNLLFTKLKRDLLLIGSLAGKAENSKDIVRLFNGIIQIVKELEDLPGVYNDEDLHYSLEHLEQYYEYKKNVVIAEAYQLSSRFAEALKIFDYVNKSLNFTPGEQYFKVDFPFDVSKNTEVAFFKVDLEKRILQCQINAQFEQTKEAACTKYTLENLSKYPAGLNALNVRTIEPILCKPVLFDIAYNYISYTKQPVTSVGNSAKQVQQEQQQQKQQQTENTDASPKKSGFFGIFRG, from the coding sequence ATGGAAAGTCCCTTGAACACCACTTTGGGTGCCAGGTTGAGTGCATACTTGGTCACAGCAAAGGATTTTCAGAGACAAAGACAGAGAGTCAACAAGAGAATCTCTAAATTGCGTCATGAATTAAACATTGTCACCAAGGACACCAAAAACTACAAAgccaaagagaaaacatCAGGAATCACCCAGGAGCAATacgatgaagatgacaGATTTGGGTTGGTGATCTTATTACTTGCAGAAAGGGATATGCTTTACGCTTTAGAGATCAAGAGCATGCTTGAAATCAAGTCTACATCACATGCAACTTTGTTGAAGACAAAGATGAAGCGTGCATTGACCCACGCTGACAAATTAATTAAActttcatcatcaccatcatcatcatcaccatcatcatcacaaaGTGATGGCAATGACAACAGCAAGAAAAGACTTAGAAAACAGGTTGAAATCTACATTTTTGCAGCTTTGATCGCGGGCCAGTTGTCGATTACTACAAAACAGTGGTTAAAAGCGCTTAATGCGTTTTCAATAGCAAAATGCTGTTTGGACTACTTGTACACCGAGGATTCAGATAAGGAGTCGTATATAAAGACGTTGTGCACTGAATTGATTGAAACATCAGTGGACCCATCGATCAACTTGGCGTCTTCTCAGTTGAAGATTTCAGGAGACTTGAAAACCTTATCGAGAAAGTATTGCCATGAACAATGCTTTCCACAATTGAGCCCCGTTTTAGGGTTGATTGGCGAAAAGTACACCAAGGACATTGCTTCGTCGatgcaattgcaaaaagagGTGGACTGGCGTGGACATACGGCAGAGATTTATAATGACGAGGTTGCATTCAAGATACAAGAGTTGACAAACGATAAGAAATGGTTGAAATACAATGATGCCAACCAATTTGATGGTGTTATTGCTTCGTGGATTTCAATATTGGACTTACACAAAAGGGACACAGAGAAGAACCAGGATGATGACGATTTGgagcaaaagcaaagcagAGCAATTTTGCTGACTTATCTTAACTACAATTTGCTTTTTACAAAGTTGAAGAGAGATTTGTTATTAATTGGTCTGTTGGCAGGAAAGGCCGAGAATAGCAAAGATATCGTAAGGCTTTTTAATGGTATTATTCAGATAGTAAAAGAGTTGGAGGATTTGCCCGGTGTATACAACGATGAAGATTTGCATTATTCACTTGAGCATTTGGAACAGTATTAtgaatacaaaaagaatgtgGTGATTGCCGAGGCATATCAATTGAGTAGCAGGTTTGCTGAGGCATTGAAAATCTTTGATTATGTCAACAAGAGTCTCAATTTCACTCCTGGTGAACAATATTTTAAAGTTGATTTCCCATTTGACGTTAGCAAAAACACAGAAGTTgcttttttcaaagtgGATTTGGAGAAAAGAATACTCCAATGTCAAATTAATGCGCAATTTGAGCAGACCAAGGAAGCAGCATGTACTAAATATACTTTGGAAAACCTTAGCAAATACCCCGCTGGACTCAATGCCCTTAACGTACGCACTATCGAGCCAATCTTGTGCAAACCGGTGCTATTTGATATTGCCTATAATTATATTTCATACACAAAGCAACCTGTAACGTCTGTTGGAAATTCAGCGAAGCAAGTGCAACaagaacagcaacaacagaagcagcagcaaacAGAGAATACAGATGCGTCACCAAAAAAGAGTGGATTTTTTGGAATCTTTCGTGGTTAA
- the HUT1 gene encoding UDP-galactose transporter (BUSCO:EOG09264F1U), which yields MNKSGSPLTLAICVLGLYSTFLTWSILQERINTKPYGDNEYFQAPLIINIVQALLASIVGFIYTRFTTPHTSPFDVFTKNGRHGLYVLRSLLLISFCSSLASPIGYKSLNHLDYLAYLLAKSCKLIPVMFVHFMLYQTRFPFYKYAVAGSVTLGVIMFTLAHSKETTKVNDGNTMLGMVYLVGSMLLDGLTNSTQDQMFKIPLKTKFTGAILMCTLNLCIFLMTLAYTVIFQYEEIAYTLEFSKKFPELFYDILLFAGCGAVGQVFIFIILEKFDSIVLITATVTRKMLSMILSVVLFGHHLNLNQWAGVGLVFGGIGYEALVKFQQKKVKDVEKDKTVKVKVNFRAKAKDE from the coding sequence atgAATAAGTCTGGACTGCCGCTTACACTAGCCATTTGTGTTTTAGGATTGTATAGTACTTTCTTAACATGGTCTATACTACAAGAACGTATCAACACTAAACCTTATGGAGATAATGAATATTTTCAAGCACCATtaatcatcaatatcgTTCAGGCACTACTTGCATCTATTGTTGGTTTCATCTATACAAGGTTCACAACACCCCACACTTCTCCATTTGACGTGTTTACTAAAAATGGGAGACATGGTCTTTATGTATTGAGATCTTTATTGCTCATTTCATTTTGCTCGAGTTTAGCTTCACCAATCGGCTACAAATCGTTAAATCACTTGGATTATCTTGCATACCTTCTAGCCAAGTCATGCAAGCTTATACCCGTCATGTTTGTGCATTTCATGTTATACCAGACGAGGTTTCCATTCTACAAGTACGCTGTCGCCGGACTGGTAACATTGGGGGTCATAATGTTTACTTTGGCCCATTCAAAAGAGACGACTAAAGTAAATGATGGGAACACAATGTTGGGCATGGTTTACTTGGTTGGAAGTATGTTGCTTGATGGCTTGACTAATTCTACGCAGGACCAAATGTTTAAGATTCCATTAAAGACCAAATTCACAGGAGCCATATTGATGTGTACGTTGAACTTGTGCATATTTTTGATGACCTTGGCGTATACTGTGATTTTCCAATATGAAGAGATTGCATACACATTGGAGTTTTCTAAAAAGTTTCCTGAGTTGTTTTACGATATCCTTCTCTTTGCAGGGTGCGGAGCTGTGGGTCAAGTATTCATCTTTATCATCTTGGAGAAGTTTGACTCAATTGTATTGATTACTGCAACAGTGACGAGGAAGATGCTAAGTATGATCCTTAGTGTAGTGTTATTTGGACACCATTTGAACTTGAACCAATGGGCAGGCGTAGGCTTGGTATTTGGAGGCATTGGATATGAAGCTTTAGTCAAGTTTCAGCAAAAGAAAGTGAAGGATGTAGAGAAGGACAAGACAGTGAAGGTTAAAGTTAATTTTAGAGCGAAAGCAAAAGACGAGTAG
- the PFA3 gene encoding palmitoyltransferase for Vac8p — protein MWKSTLALCEQWCCFLATLFPKVFCTATLTWAQFVMIFIVPDFVESRLQKYFHFIVTNFMYILCIYTYFKIIRTGPGSPLDYPQLKIRFFNSDNPYKQFPANEEPPAFMTVHTLKLGGNQGFRYCSKCNCWKPDRTHHCSSSGKCILKMDHYCPWFSICIGFFNYKFFIQFLCYIAIYCWIIFAITSVLLYKFLIKGGYEDQYLSINVVLLCVIALTFAFTVTVFAGFSMYLTSRNLTTIEFQERRWNYRGADQYSYEFDNNGKQKKLANIFDLGVKENMRSVLGESWWSWLLPIDINCRIANSGYNNGINFKVNKEVYAKWCNNAELQNQLNEQLREYSSRMRSARNYDYADVSDGDVDNNSNVGASV, from the coding sequence ATGTGGAAGAGCACCTTAGCTTTATGCGAGCAATGGTGCTGCTTTCTTGCTACACTATTCCCCAAAGTGTTTTGCACTGCAACACTCACATGGGCTCAATTTGTCATGATCTTTATTGTCCCTGACTTTGTCGAGTCCCGGTTACAAAAatatttccatttcattGTTACCAACTTTATGTACATTCTATGCATTTACACTTACTTTAAAATTATACGTACTGGACCAGGTTCTCCATTGGACTACCCACAACTCAAGATTagatttttcaattcagaTAATCCGTATAAACAGTTTCCTGCCAATGAAGAACCTCCAGCATTTATGACTGTACATACGTTGAAACTCGGGGGAAACCAGGGTTTCCGATATTGCAGCAAATGCAATTGCTGGAAACCAGATCGAACACATCATTGCTCAAGTTCAGGGAAAtgtattttgaaaatggaTCATTACTGTCCATGGTTTTCGATTTGCATTGGGTTCTTCAACtacaaatttttcattcagTTCCTATGCTATATTGCCATTTATTGTTGGATAATATTTGCCATCACGAGTGTTTTGCTTTATAAATTTCTTATTAAAGGCGGATACGAGGACCAATACTTGTCGATTAatgttgtgttgttgtGCGTAATTGCACTTACGTTTGCATTTACGGTAACTGTTTTTGCAGGGTTTTCAATGTATCTCACGTCAAGAAACCTAACTACAATCGAGTTTCAAGAGCGAAGATGGAATTACAGAGGTGCTGATCAGTATAGTTATGAGTTTGACAATAAtgggaaacaaaaaaaattggccAATATCTTTGACTTGGGCGTTAAGGAGAATATGCGTCTGGTATTAGGAGAATCGTGGTGGTCGTGGTTGTTACCCATTGACATCAATTGTAGAATTGCAAATCTGGGATACAATAACGGAATCAACTTTAAGGTGAACAAAGAAGTTTACGCCAAATGGTGCAATAATGCCGAGCTACAGAATCAGTTGAATGAGCAATTGAGAGAGTATTCCAGCCGAATGAGGAGCGCCAGAAACTATGATTATGCTGACGTtagtgatggtgatgtggataataatagtaatgtAGGGGCAAGTGTTTAG